GATAGTGTCCGCAACTACTTCTGCACTGACATTATAGGAAAGATTAATATCTGAAAGCTTTGCAATAGTACTATAGCTGGTATTGGTTATGCTGATAATTTTGCATTTTAAATTTTTCAAACTTGTAATCTGCCTAATAGCCTCACCTGTTTCTCCGCTTACTGAAAGTACAATGAGTACCATTGACTTCATGTCTTTACTAATGCGTTGATAAGGATAATACGGGTCTTTATTGTAAAAAGCATCTATGCCAAAATTTGCAAATTGACGCGCTCCGTACTCTGCCAAAATGCCCGAAGTGCCAACGCCAAAGAAACAAAGCGTTTTGCTTTGCCTAATCATCTTTTTAATATTTGCAAGTGTAACTTGATACTCAGATAACAGTGGGCGAGTAAAAAAATCTCGGGCGATGTCAATTAAATAATTCTTTTGACTTTGACCATTAATTTGGGCGGACTGCTGATTTCGGAAATTAAATTTTAGCTCATAAAAACTATCACAACCCATTTTTTTAATGCACCGCAAGACGGAGGCTGGAGAAACGTGAATTGTTTTTGCCAAATCGCGAAGATTTGACTCTATAACTTCGGCTTTGTGTGATATTAAAAAATCGTAAATATTCGTTTCCGTAGCTGTGAAATTGAAGTCCTGATTTGCTTGCATCAGATTCCCTCATCAATTAACCCATTTAGTTTAAAAAACAACTAGATTGTTACATAATTTTGTTTTTGGAACAAGATGCAATGCTGGAGAACAAATCAACTTGCATGTTTATAGATTTATGGTAGCGCTTTCATTATATAATGGCCACTGTAAAGTAAAAAATGTTGATTTGAAAAAAGGGGTGATTAACAAATAAAACACCATTACAGAAACCTAATATTTCATCAAATTTAGATTAAGGAGTCAAATATATTGAGTAAGTATTCTTTACCAAAAAATTTCTTGTGGGGCGGTGCTGTCGCGGCTAATCAGCTGGAAGGCGCCTATAAAGAAGAGAATAAAGGCCTCAGTGTGGCCGATATTATGACCGCTGGAGCCAATGGAAAAAATCGAGAGATTACTGATGGCGTGGTGGATGGCAAATATTATCCTAGCCATGAGGCTATTGATTTTTACCATCGCTATAAAGAAGATATCAAATTATTTGCAGAAATGGGATTCAAATGTTTTCGAACTTCTATTGCCTGGTCGAGAATCTTTCCAAAGGGAGACGAGGATCAGCCTAACGAAGCTGGATTAAAGTTCTACGATGACTTGTTTGACGAGTGCCGTAAATATGGCATCGAACCAGTCATTACCCTATCGCATTTTGAAATACCTTATCATCTAATTACAAAATATGGTGGTTGGCGTAATAGGAAATTAATTGACTTTTTTACCCACTACGCCGAAATTGTTTTTAAGCGTTATCGCGATAAAGTGACATATTGGATGACCTTTAACGAGATTGATAATCAAACCGATTACACGAACCAATTTTTGATGGCTACTAATTCTGGACTAATATTGAAAGATAATCAAGCAGATGCAGAAGCATTAATGTATCAAGCAGCCCATTATGAACTGGTCGCTAGTGCTTTAGCAGTCCATCTTGGTCATCGTATCAATCCTAATTTTAAAATCGGTTGCATGATTAACATGACACCAATCTATCCGGCTTCATCAAAACCAGTAGACATTTTTCAGGCAGAAAAAGCAATGCAAAGGCGCTATTGGTTTGCTGATGTTCACGCTTTGGGTAAATATCCGCGCAATATGGAAGCTTTTTTTGCCAAGAACGAACTACGTCGTGATATTACAGCGGAAGATCGTTTGATATTAAGCGAAGGTACTGTAGATTATATCGGATTGAGCTACTACAATTCCATGACGGTTGCTTATAAGAAAGAGAACCCAGATTTTCATTTTGTTGGTCCTGAACTCGTTGTTGATAATCCTAATGTTGAAAAAAGTAGTTGGGGTTGGCCAATTGATCCGCTAGGTTTTCGATATTCCCTCAATTGGTTAGCAGATCATTATCACAAACCGTTAATGGTAGTTGAGAATGGTCTCGGTGCTTATGACAAAGTCGAGAATAACGGTGAGATCCATGATCCCTATCGAATTGATTATCTCAAAGCACATATTCGAGCAATGATTGATGCAGTAGAAGAAGATGGTGTTGAGGTACTGGGCTATACGCCTTGGGGTTGCATTGATCTAGTTTCTGCTGGTACTGGTCAAATGTCCAAACGATATGGCTTTATCTATGTAGACAAAGATGATCAGGGCCATGGAAGCCTGAAGCGAATAAAGAAGGACTCGTTCTTCTGGTATCAAAAAGTCATCCAATCTAACGGTACTGCGTTAGATTGACTATGACGAAACTCAAGAAAGGAAATAACATGGCAGAAAAAACAATTATGTTGGTTTGTGCAGCAGGAATGTCAACCAGCCTGTTGGTAAGCAAAATGCAAAAAGCGGCAAAAGAACAGGGAGAGATAGTTAATATCTTCGCGACAGCCGCTGCGGATGCCAACAACAAACTGGAATCTGAAAAACCTGATATTCTCATGCTTGGTCCACAAGTTAGTTATTTATTCGATCAGTTCAAATCAAGATTAACTATTCCGGTTGAAATGATCAATATGCAAGATTATGGCATGATGAACGGCGCAAAGATCTTAGCCCACGCCTTAGAAGAGATTAAATAATATGGCAGACGAGATAGAAAATCAAACAGTTATTATGAGTTTGATCATTAACGGAGGAAATGCTAAGGGATCTGCTTTCCAAGCCATCCACGCTGCTAAAGATGGCCATTTCACAACAGCCGATCAGAAGCTTAAAGAAGCTGACAGTTATTTGTCCCAGGCTCATAACGCTCAGACTGATATGTTGACCAAAGAAGCCAATGGCGACCACGCCAAAATGAGTCTCTTGATGGTACATGCCCAAGATCACGTCATGACTGCGATCACTTTTCGCGATCTGGCTGGCGAAATTGTTGATTTGTATAAACAAATCAATCAATCCCGATCTTAACTGAAAGGAGGATATCTATTATTATGACAGGAACAAATGAAGTTTCGTTTAAAGATAGGATGACCAAAGCGGCCGGTAAGTTCGCTGGTTCACGATTTGTAAGAGCAATCATGGCTGCCGGCTACAGCGTTATCACATTTTCAATTATTGGTGCTATTTTCTTAATTCTGACAATTTTGCCGCAAGCGTTTCCAATCCCTGGATTTGCAGGGTTCTATGCTAATACCTTGGGTCGCTTTGCTAGTTTATTCCAAGTTGTTTATAGTTCTTCGATGGGAATTTTAGCCTTAGTATTTGCAGGGACTTTCACATATACTTACACACAGATTTATCAAGAGGAAGAACATCTTAACCTAAATCCGCTCAATGGGTTGCTGATGTTCTTAATGGCAATGTTTATCACCGTACCGCAATTAATTTGGAAGAACGGTGCTATCCAATTTGTTCAGTCTTTGAACAAAAATAATATTATCGGCGGTGGTTATGCTGTTTCAGCTGGTGGTGTTACCAGAATTGCCTCTGTTGGTATTTTTACAGGTTTAGTCGTTGGCTGGTTAACAGTTCAAATTTATCGTTTCACTATCAAACACAATTGGTCAATCAAGATGCCGGACTCTGTACCTGCGGGCGTTTCTAACTCATTTAGCGCCCTAATACCAGGTTTTTGTGTGGCTGTTGTCGTCACTGTTATAAATCTGTTTCTAGTTTTAGCTGGGACCGATATTTTTAAAATTCTTTATATTCCATTTTCATTTATTAGTGACATTGCCAATACTTGGTGGGGATTTCTGATTATCATCTTCATGGTTCATTTCCTATGGTGGTTTGGTGTCCATGGCGCCACGATTATGAGTTCATTCTATACGCCAATCGTGCTAGCCAATATGGCGGCCAATGTCAAAGGCGCTTCTTACTTTTTTGCCGGCGATCCAATGAACGCTTTTGTTATTATAGGTGGTTCTGGTGCTACCTTGGGATTAGCTCTTTGGTTAACCTTCCGTGCTAAGTCAATTCAGCTAAAAGAAATTGGTAAAGTCGAAATCGTGCCGGCAATATTTAATATTAACGAGCCTATCCTATTCGGTTTACCAATTGTTTATAACATTCAGCTTCTGATACCATTCATCGGTGCTCCTCTAGTATCTGGTATCGTTGGCTACGCTGCTGTAACTTCTCATCTAGTACCTAAAATTATTGTGCAACAGCCGTGGCCAACGCCAGTTGGTTTAAGTGGTTTTATTGCCACTGCTAGTTGGCAAGGTGCTGTTTTATCTATCGTTTGCGCTTTTGCTGCCTTTGTTGTTTGGTATCCATTTATCAAACATTATGATCGGGTTCTGCTTAAAAAAGAGCAGGCAGCAACTGCAAATTAATATTCAATTTGGTTGAGTCACATTAAGAACAGGCCCCGTTAAACACTAATGAGCCTGTTTTTTTACTGCGGATGACTATATAGCTACAAAGTGAACTTTCAAGTAGTTGATAATGCTTGGCTAATCAGGAAACAAAGCTTTGAATCCTAAAACCAGACTTGATTGCCCCCCCACCTACGCGACAGACGCAGTGGCCCAATTTACTTTTGCGTTGTTGCTGGAAGTGGTTAGCCAAGTTGGTTTGCACAACCATCTAGTCCATGATGGCAATTGGTTAGCTATAGGCTTATAGGACAAAAAATTTTGTTAGGTAGGGTCGAAAGACCAAAGAATGGCCCTTATTATGATGAAAGGCTTGATGATGACATGGTAGAACAAACACAAAAGAACTCACTGGCTTGTTTTAAGTTATGGATGTTGAGGACTTTTTCATAAATGTGCTTCTCGTTTTTCATCTTTACAAAACTTTGATACGTGAGCTGACCATATCAAAAAGACATCATTAGTGGCTTTTATCAGCATATACAATGACAATTATCATAAAAATTTTTAAGTTAGTATTAGGCATAAATGAATTGAATATTTATGGGAATACAATTTTCTAGGATCACCAACATCAAAAAGCAATCACGGATCTGATCCCGTTTTGAGAAGTGTTGGACCAGTTCTTTGTGGCTGTTTCTGGAGAAATTATTGAAATATCACCATGAATTTTTTCGTTTATCAACCAGTTCCACAAAAACTTAGCTGCTTTCTTTCGGTTCTCTAAACTTTTAGTCGTCATCATTCCTCTTAGCTGAACCCCGGAGGTTCTTAAAGCTGTGGCCGGGAGTGTGATATCGTTTTGACCAGTTGCTGCGCCAATTTCGATAATAATCGTTTGTCGATGATTGGCCGGAGAATCTGGAATTAAATTCTTTAGGAGTTTTTCAGTTGGTACTCCCCAAAGATAGTCTAGGATGACGAGGTTCCCTGTAATTTTTATGTGATCCATGTTGATTTTGGTCTGGCTGATATCCAACAACTGGTTAGCTCCTAAAGCCAGACTGTGTTCTAATTTGGTATGATTGCGACCTGCGGCAATAATGTTTTTGACACCCAATTGTTTGGCAACTTGAATTGCTAGTTTTCCAGCGAAACCTGTTGCGCCATTGACGATCACGGTATCTTCGGAGCTGATATTTATATCGTATTTTAATGGTAGTAGACTCGTTAAAGCAGATGAAAAAGAGGCTACCGCAACGTTATTATCAATTTCTGAAGGTAGTTCAACCAACATATTTCCTTGAGCAACTGTATATTCTGCCATACTGCCATTGAGCGGGCGCATAGACATTGCCGGCAAATAAACCAGTTCGTTAGTATCGACTTTTTGGCCAATCGCGCTGGCCCCAGGAATGCTCGGGAAACTTGGATGCCAATATTTGCTTGAATAATGTTTTCCTGATGCAACTCCTTTGTCAAGATTTTCAATTGGCGTAGCTAATACCTTTATTAAGGTGTCATATTTGGAATCTTTTTCGGGCATAGGGAAATTATCAACGAACCTTGGTGATGAATCGAAATTATCTATAATCAAAGCTTTCATTTTCAGGCTCTTTTCTAAATATATATTACCAGTAATCAATTACTGGTAATATATATTCTACATGTAAAAAGGTCTGGTGTCAATAATTAATTACTGGTAATATAAAATGCAAGAGAGGTTATCACATATGAATGATAAACAATACCAGACTATTGCGACTCTTTTAGAACGATTATCTAAAAGTGATGCCATGAGCGTTTATGGGGATTGGATTAGAAGTACTTTCCCTAGTGAACTGGTGACTATAATATCTGGATTGACTCATAACGATCTAAGAATTTTGGATAATTTATCTCAACAGGATTTATCAGTCAGCCAGATTGTTGCTAGAGTTGATTTATCTCAAGGTGGCATTTCTCGTCGCGTGAATGTCATGTCTAAAAAGGGAATTGTGAAGAAATATCAAAATGATAAAAATAAAAAAACAGTTTATTTAAAACTAACCCCTATTGGACAAGAACTAGCTTCTGCTCATCACAAATTACATAATCACATCAAAGAGAACTTTTTTAAAAAGACTGAGAGATTTCATGAAGACGAAATTGAGATCGTGATTTCTTTTCTCACGGCTATCTTAACAAAGTAAAAATACATTTTTGGTTATGAGAGAACAACTGATAGTGCCCAACAACTTCTAGAATCTTGTCCTTTACTACATCTTGGCAGTGGACTCTTGTCATCTTTTATCACGGGATATCCAATTTTAAATCATCCAAAGAGAAAAAAGAGTTGAAGAGTTTTTAAATGGTCATTAGACAGAACCACCATGATTTCTAAGATTAAATTTGATCAAGGCGTCAAAAATTTGGCTAGGCAAAATTGTATGTAGCAAAACTAACGATTTAGCCCCAGTTCCGACTAGATAACGAGGTCTCGGATGTGCAGAACTGGCAACTTTTAAAATCGTCTGTAAGACTAAGGTGGTCTTAGAGAGATCCTCTGACGAATAAAGCTGTCGCATTTTGTCAGCCGCTTGGTTAGCCGAGGATTCATAAGCAGTTCCCTTAGAAGACTGGCTTAAGTGATCAGCTGTAATGAGCCCCCCAGTTGGTTTTAATACCGCCGGGTTCAATTAAAACGACTTGAATCCCAAAGGACTTGGTTTCCATTCTCAAGCTATCACTCAACCCCTCTAAAGCATATTTGCTGGCATGGTACCAGGCTCCCATAAAAGTGGGGATTCTGCCAGCGATTGAAGAAACATTAATAATTCTGCCATGTTTTTTTAAGCGCATACTAGGCAATGCCAATTGGATGAGTCGAACTGAACCGAATAGGTTCACTTCCAATTGCTGCTTGGCCTCTTTAATGGAAACATTTTCTACGGCACCATAAGAACCATAGCCAGCGTTATTAATTAAAATATCGATGCCGCCTTCTAACCGGTTAATTTGGCTCATGGCCAATCGAATGGAGGCTTCTTGAGTCAAGTCAAGCTGAATTGGGATGACTCCAATACTCGTCAACGCTGACATCTTTTCAATGTGTCTAGCCGCCCCATAAACACGATAGCCTTGTTCAGCCAACAATTCGGCCGTCTGGTAGCCAATGCCGCTGCTGGCACCCGTGATTAAAACAACCTCTTTATCTTGCATATCTTTATTATCTATTATTCACTTACTAAACTTTTGACGGATCCAAGGGTTTGTGCAGGTTATGATACGTATAAGAAGGTACTTGGTTGATGTCCTAAGCGCCTTATTGGTATTCGTTATGGTGAAACTAGTGTTTGATTTGCTTCAGTTGTGCTCAATCAATGAGTTTATTTCTTAATTTCTTGCAGTTTTTGGTRCTGATCAAGCTGGAGAGATCTCGTAAATGATGTTGCTATAGTCATATATATAATAGTTCGCGGATTGGCAATTGAATTGGCACCTCGGATCAGAACCAATGCCGTTCTTCTATAAATTTGGTTCAACGACTGTTGCTAAACAATCTTGCGGCTCTTTTATGTTTCTCATAGGATCCTTTGATAAAATGAGTTTATGGAAAAGGAATTGGCTGCCTCTTCGTTAGCGATGTTTACCTTTATCTTTCATCATAGCGATGTAACGGGTCGCATGTGGTACAGCGAGCTTCCCAGGACTGAAAGTTTTTGTGAAGACTGCCGTATCCTAATCGATCTTGGCTTGATTCAAATTCGTTCTGTTCAGCAGCTGACTTCTTATATTCGTTTGACCGATAAAGGAAAATCCTTGGCCAAACAATTATCAAGCTAACCATCATCATCTTATCCTCAGCATATGTTGATTTAACTAAGATAGTTATCGAATCAAAAAAGCATCGACTTGTATCGGTGCTTTTAACTATTTAATTTTAACTAATCATCACCAAGACTGATGACCAGCCAGACCAGCTCTAACATTTCTGAGCCATGCCACAATCAGTTCAATTAAGGGCAAAGATAAAAATTGAAAAACCTACCAGTCCCGCTATTAATAAGGTATAGCCTGCTAATCTACCCAAAATCATCAGCCACAGCATTTTTTTGGCTCCCACCAATTATGATACTGCCGTCAAAATAGATTTGCCATTAAAAACAACAAAAGCCAGTCCTTGGACTAGCCTGATTGATATCTCAATTACTTGTTGTTTTGTGTAAGATCTCTTAGGTAATAAGAAACTTCTTCTTTAGTCAGATCTGTCTGCTGTTGAATCTCTGAGAGACTGTGGCCTTTGTCCTGCAAAGCCAGGCATTGGTTTCGAAGGGCTCTAACAGAGGAAGACTGGTGTCTGGTTGGCCTTTGGCTCTCACCCTCTCCTAAGGGTAAATCGTCCCATTCTTTAATAACTTGACGGGCTAGATCACCATAACCGTGTTTCTCAGAAAAGATCAGGCCATCCTTAAAAGCTGTATTAGGAGGTATACCATCCTTTTCCTGCTTATTCAGTAATACAGAAGCCAATCGAGAAAGTTCTGTCATATCTCAATCATAACAAGAACCAGAAAGATTCGTGTTTTTTAGTTGGCCTATCTGCCATAGATCAACTATACTCGCCGTTGCTTCAAGCGCTAAAAGTGTTGTCTGCAAATAGATTCGGACTAGGTTCGTAACCCTGCCAATCAACAAAAGTAGAAGCCTCTGCAATAGGAAGATATGTTGAAAAAAACTCCCAGTGATCAACTGGGAGCCACGATAGTGAAGATATCTACTTAGATAATTACACTCTGTATGCGTTAAGGGGGATAACGATTGATAGGCGCTTATCTATTGTAAGCGCCTACATTTAT
The Oenococcus kitaharae DSM 17330 DNA segment above includes these coding regions:
- a CDS encoding MurR/RpiR family transcriptional regulator, with protein sequence MQANQDFNFTATETNIYDFLISHKAEVIESNLRDLAKTIHVSPASVLRCIKKMGCDSFYELKFNFRNQQSAQINGQSQKNYLIDIARDFFTRPLLSEYQVTLANIKKMIRQSKTLCFFGVGTSGILAEYGARQFANFGIDAFYNKDPYYPYQRISKDMKSMVLIVLSVSGETGEAIRQITSLKNLKCKIISITNTSYSTIAKLSDINLSYNVSAEVVADTINTTTQIPVLFLLEYLARELKK
- a CDS encoding 6-phospho-beta-glucosidase yields the protein MSKYSLPKNFLWGGAVAANQLEGAYKEENKGLSVADIMTAGANGKNREITDGVVDGKYYPSHEAIDFYHRYKEDIKLFAEMGFKCFRTSIAWSRIFPKGDEDQPNEAGLKFYDDLFDECRKYGIEPVITLSHFEIPYHLITKYGGWRNRKLIDFFTHYAEIVFKRYRDKVTYWMTFNEIDNQTDYTNQFLMATNSGLILKDNQADAEALMYQAAHYELVASALAVHLGHRINPNFKIGCMINMTPIYPASSKPVDIFQAEKAMQRRYWFADVHALGKYPRNMEAFFAKNELRRDITAEDRLILSEGTVDYIGLSYYNSMTVAYKKENPDFHFVGPELVVDNPNVEKSSWGWPIDPLGFRYSLNWLADHYHKPLMVVENGLGAYDKVENNGEIHDPYRIDYLKAHIRAMIDAVEEDGVEVLGYTPWGCIDLVSAGTGQMSKRYGFIYVDKDDQGHGSLKRIKKDSFFWYQKVIQSNGTALD
- a CDS encoding PTS sugar transporter subunit IIB, with amino-acid sequence MAEKTIMLVCAAGMSTSLLVSKMQKAAKEQGEIVNIFATAAADANNKLESEKPDILMLGPQVSYLFDQFKSRLTIPVEMINMQDYGMMNGAKILAHALEEIK
- a CDS encoding PTS lactose/cellobiose transporter subunit IIA, with protein sequence MADEIENQTVIMSLIINGGNAKGSAFQAIHAAKDGHFTTADQKLKEADSYLSQAHNAQTDMLTKEANGDHAKMSLLMVHAQDHVMTAITFRDLAGEIVDLYKQINQSRS
- the celB gene encoding PTS cellobiose transporter subunit IIC gives rise to the protein MTGTNEVSFKDRMTKAAGKFAGSRFVRAIMAAGYSVITFSIIGAIFLILTILPQAFPIPGFAGFYANTLGRFASLFQVVYSSSMGILALVFAGTFTYTYTQIYQEEEHLNLNPLNGLLMFLMAMFITVPQLIWKNGAIQFVQSLNKNNIIGGGYAVSAGGVTRIASVGIFTGLVVGWLTVQIYRFTIKHNWSIKMPDSVPAGVSNSFSALIPGFCVAVVVTVINLFLVLAGTDIFKILYIPFSFISDIANTWWGFLIIIFMVHFLWWFGVHGATIMSSFYTPIVLANMAANVKGASYFFAGDPMNAFVIIGGSGATLGLALWLTFRAKSIQLKEIGKVEIVPAIFNINEPILFGLPIVYNIQLLIPFIGAPLVSGIVGYAAVTSHLVPKIIVQQPWPTPVGLSGFIATASWQGAVLSIVCAFAAFVVWYPFIKHYDRVLLKKEQAATAN
- a CDS encoding quinone oxidoreductase family protein; its protein translation is MKALIIDNFDSSPRFVDNFPMPEKDSKYDTLIKVLATPIENLDKGVASGKHYSSKYWHPSFPSIPGASAIGQKVDTNELVYLPAMSMRPLNGSMAEYTVAQGNMLVELPSEIDNNVAVASFSSALTSLLPLKYDINISSEDTVIVNGATGFAGKLAIQVAKQLGVKNIIAAGRNHTKLEHSLALGANQLLDISQTKINMDHIKITGNLVILDYLWGVPTEKLLKNLIPDSPANHRQTIIIEIGAATGQNDITLPATALRTSGVQLRGMMTTKSLENRKKAAKFLWNWLINEKIHGDISIISPETATKNWSNTSQNGIRSVIAF
- a CDS encoding MarR family winged helix-turn-helix transcriptional regulator, translating into MNDKQYQTIATLLERLSKSDAMSVYGDWIRSTFPSELVTIISGLTHNDLRILDNLSQQDLSVSQIVARVDLSQGGISRRVNVMSKKGIVKKYQNDKNKKTVYLKLTPIGQELASAHHKLHNHIKENFFKKTERFHEDEIEIVISFLTAILTK